The proteins below are encoded in one region of Tsuneonella sp. CC-YZS046:
- a CDS encoding CTP synthase — protein sequence MARFIFITGGVVSSLGKGLMAASLAALLQARGYRVRIRKFDPYLNVDPGTMSPYQHGEVYVTDDGAETDLDLGHYERFTGVSARQSDNVTSGRIYQQIIAKERRGDYLGATVQVIPHVTDAIKEFAQADTDDLDFVLCEIGGTVGDIESLPFIEAIRQLRNELGREQSCSVHVTLVPYVSAAGELKTKPTQHSVRELTSLGVQPDLLLCRCERPLPDGERAKIALFCNVRKEAVIPALDATSIYAVPLQYHEEGLDAEVLRHFGLTSSLPDLSRWNDIIDRYHNPEGEVTIGVVGKYVGLPDAYKSLNEALIHGGMANRVKVNIRWIDAEIFEQDDAAIAAQLEPMHAILVPGGFGERGSEGKIAAVRFARERKVPFLGICLGMQMACIEGARNTAGISAASSTEFGPTREPVVGIITEWMSEEGLQTRSQGGDLGGTMRLGAYPAELAGNSQAASIYGARQISERHRHRYEVNVAYREALEKGGLVFSGMSPDGLLPEIIERPDHPWFVGVQFHPELKSKPFDPHPLFSGFVAAALRQSRLV from the coding sequence ATGGCGCGGTTCATTTTTATCACCGGCGGCGTGGTTTCCTCGCTCGGCAAGGGTCTTATGGCGGCAAGCCTCGCGGCGTTGCTGCAGGCTCGGGGCTATCGGGTCAGGATTCGCAAGTTCGATCCCTATCTGAACGTCGATCCCGGCACGATGTCGCCCTATCAGCATGGCGAAGTCTATGTGACCGATGACGGGGCCGAAACCGACCTCGATCTGGGCCATTACGAACGGTTTACCGGCGTGTCGGCGCGCCAGTCCGACAATGTGACGTCGGGACGGATCTACCAGCAGATCATCGCCAAGGAACGGCGCGGGGATTATCTCGGCGCCACGGTCCAGGTCATCCCCCATGTCACCGATGCCATCAAAGAATTCGCCCAGGCCGATACCGACGATCTCGACTTCGTGCTGTGCGAGATCGGCGGCACGGTGGGCGACATCGAGAGCCTGCCCTTCATCGAAGCCATTCGCCAGCTGCGCAACGAACTGGGCCGGGAGCAGAGCTGCTCGGTTCACGTGACGCTCGTCCCCTATGTTTCCGCGGCGGGCGAACTGAAAACCAAGCCGACCCAGCATTCCGTCCGTGAGCTGACGAGCCTGGGCGTCCAGCCGGATCTTCTGCTGTGCCGTTGCGAGAGGCCGCTTCCCGATGGCGAGCGGGCCAAGATCGCGCTGTTCTGCAATGTCCGCAAGGAAGCGGTCATCCCGGCGCTCGACGCCACCAGCATCTATGCCGTGCCGCTGCAGTATCACGAAGAGGGGCTGGATGCCGAAGTGCTGCGGCATTTCGGGCTGACCTCGTCCTTGCCCGATCTGTCCCGGTGGAACGACATCATCGATCGCTATCACAACCCGGAAGGCGAAGTGACCATCGGGGTGGTGGGCAAATATGTGGGCCTGCCCGACGCCTACAAGTCGCTCAACGAAGCGCTGATCCATGGCGGAATGGCGAACCGGGTCAAGGTCAACATTCGCTGGATAGACGCGGAGATTTTCGAACAGGACGACGCCGCCATCGCCGCCCAGCTGGAGCCGATGCACGCTATCCTGGTGCCGGGCGGCTTCGGGGAGAGAGGCTCCGAGGGCAAGATCGCGGCCGTGCGGTTCGCGCGGGAGCGCAAGGTTCCCTTCCTGGGGATATGCCTTGGCATGCAGATGGCCTGCATCGAGGGGGCGAGGAACACCGCGGGTATTTCTGCGGCATCTTCGACGGAGTTCGGCCCGACCAGAGAGCCGGTCGTCGGCATCATCACCGAATGGATGAGCGAGGAAGGCTTGCAGACCCGTTCCCAGGGCGGCGATCTGGGCGGCACCATGCGGCTTGGCGCCTATCCCGCGGAGTTGGCAGGCAACAGCCAGGCCGCGTCGATCTATGGAGCAAGGCAGATTTCGGAGCGCCACCGCCATCGCTATGAAGTGAACGTGGCTTATCGGGAGGCGCTGGAGAAGGGCGGCCTCGTGTTCTCCGGCATGTCCCCCGATGGCCTGCTGCCGGAAATCATCGAAAGGCCGGATCATCCATGGTTCGTCGGCGTCCAGTTCCATCCGGAGCTGAAGAGCAAGCCTTTCGATCCGCACCCGCTGTTCTCGGGCTTCGTGGCCGCCGCTCTGCGCCAGTCGCGTCTGGTGTGA
- a CDS encoding Hsp20 family protein, whose product MNRFDFTPYRRSMVGFDRLFDLLESQARQNSGDNYPPFNIERKGSDSYRITLAVAGFKPEELDITAQQNLLVIQGRKREDETAKGDFLHVGIATRGFERRFELADFVRVEKADLADGLLTIDLLREVPEAMKPKKISLGQKTLDVVENDAPRADAA is encoded by the coding sequence ATGAACCGTTTCGATTTTACTCCTTACCGCCGCAGCATGGTCGGCTTCGACCGACTGTTCGACCTGCTGGAAAGCCAGGCGCGGCAGAACAGCGGGGACAATTACCCGCCCTTCAACATCGAGCGCAAAGGTTCGGACTCTTACCGGATCACGCTTGCCGTGGCGGGGTTCAAGCCCGAGGAACTGGACATCACCGCGCAACAGAACCTTCTGGTCATCCAGGGGCGCAAGAGGGAAGATGAAACCGCGAAAGGCGATTTCCTTCATGTGGGCATCGCCACGCGCGGGTTCGAACGGCGCTTTGAGCTGGCCGATTTCGTGCGGGTGGAAAAGGCCGATCTTGCCGACGGCCTGCTGACGATCGATCTTCTGCGCGAAGTCCCCGAAGCGATGAAGCCCAAGAAAATCTCGCTCGGGCAGAAGACGCTGGATGTCGTGGAAAACGACGCGCCCCGGGCAGATGCCGCCTGA